In Mesoplodon densirostris isolate mMesDen1 chromosome 2, mMesDen1 primary haplotype, whole genome shotgun sequence, the DNA window AGAGGTCCTTCTTGATGGTAAGAAAAGAGCTGGCGAGACCACTGATCTTCTGGAGGATACAGTGGTCAGGAGTCTGTTAGTTTTTGAATACCCTGTCCAGGTAGAGTCCCAGTATATAGTGGAGGAGGCAGAACTGACCTCTAGGCTACAAAGAAGACTGGCGTGTTGATGGGGGGGAGGGTGTCCAGGAACAAGGTTGATGGAGATGTCCCCGACTCATATTTCCTCCCAGAACTCATACAGACCAAGCATGTACCTTCATGTCTTGCAAAGGCTGAGTCTTCCTCAAGATTCTGAGGTCAATGATTTCATCTTTGGGTTGCTAAACAGAGGAAGGCAAGATGAAAAAGTACAGGTCAGTAACTGCTGCCAGGATCTTAGACATCCAGacctcccatcccctccctgccATGGCACAGTGGGCAGAGTCCCTCTCCAAAACACTTTTGAATTGTGAACTACAGATATTTCCTGGGAACACATCCTCCTGGtaaggagtccccagcctgcctCTTTTTGTGATCACACTGCTGGGggacagagaaaaataagtagaaaagtGGGGAGGCAGTCACAAGGTGAAAGGTGGGGTCCCTCCCTCACATAGCACTCCGTCCTGTATCTCcaaaaatccactttgaattGCCTGAAGACTTGCGGTGATCACACAGCTTCCCAAATTGAGTGTCTTCAGCCCGGCAGAAGGTGTCCAGAAGAGATAAAACACAGCAGAAAGAAGGCAGAGGGGAAGACCAGAGCCTTTCATTCTGGAGACCACAGGAGATTCTGGAGCCAGATTCTGGAGACCACAGGAGCTAAGAATTCAAAAGAAAGAGCATGACTTATTGATTTCCCCATCTCATGCCTTAAGAAGCCAATTCCGTCACCAGGGACATGCCTCCCCCAGTCTCTAATGTCCCCTGGTGAAACTTAATAGCTTCATCTGACTTCAGATGGTCTGGCACATTCATCCAACTtactaagaaaaagagaagagaaggctTCAGGTGCTTGTTCCGGGTCTGAGTATGAGTTGGTGCTACAGGTCCTGGCTCCTTTATTCTCTCCCCATCCCAGTCCCATCATTATTGCCCAGCAGGAAAGGCCTGGAGCAGCAGGCACTTGCAATGAGTAGATAGAGGATGACATTTCAGGGAAAATGTCAGAACTTGTTTTCGCGAGTTGACGTATATAGTCTTCCCTTCCAGAATGCCAATGTAGCTCACCCTTCTGGACCCCACAGAGGGACTGGGGGAAAACTGAACCCATAGAAGCTGTTGCCAAGCCACCAAAAACATTTCAGGGAAATTGTTTGGATTTTATGGCCATCCCCAGGGCAGAGGAGCTTAGCTCTATTTGGCATTTGTCTGAGATCAGATTGGTTATTTGAGGATAGTAGATTTATTTCAGCCCCGAAGGCAAATAGAAAGTCAATGATTTCATAACAGTCCTTCTGCCATGGAAAGACAAGTTCTGATGGGTAATCTGCCTAATTCCACCTAACACTTCTCCACCCTCCTGGGGTGCCTAGACTCCACAGCGCCCTCTGCAGGAAGGCAGCAGTCAGGCATACCTGGGACTAATACAAGAGTATGCGCTTTCCTAGCCTTGTAACTCAGGCTGAGGATCAAGTAAGCGAtcccaaaagaaagagaaaaagttggGAAGGAACTCATTTCTTCTTGGGATGAGGCTTGCTCTGTAAGAGGGCACTTTATAGTAGTTGCTGAGTTTTAAGGTAAAATGATAATGCGCTGAGATTAGGGAGAGGAGAGTGAAACACTCACCTCaggcacaaaatttaaggagacaaaagtctcagtaatcaagataaataatatctTAATGCAGTAGCAAAATTACCGAAAAcaatccatgatgaacaaaagaTTAACAATTTAAATAAAGACAGAATCTGACAGTGCCATGCTGAGCCATATCAGAGCCCAGGACAAAACGGGAAATGAGTGCtcctatctgtctgtctatctatctatacatcaTCTATCTAGCCATCtatatttacatatgtttatccatccatctatatctatctatgtatctatatccatatctatgtTTTTATGTATCAGAAGTATATGATGAAAATATTAGTGATGAGTTTTCTTCCCTTAAAACCAGGaaagtaaaattataataaattctgTTTGGGACATAacatatttaaacttaaaaataatgtgaGTTGCAATGCAGCTAATTATcaatttttcaataattttcaaCTACCTTAATGTCTtggaaaaataatatacataaaataataaaaacatatgcaGAAGAGTATAAAtgaaactatttacaaaacaggagtagactcacagatgtagaaaacaaacttatggttaccagggtgtaagggggggagagagaaattgggagattgggattgacctatacttactactatacataaaatagataacggataaggacctactgta includes these proteins:
- the IL20 gene encoding LOW QUALITY PROTEIN: interleukin-20 (The sequence of the model RefSeq protein was modified relative to this genomic sequence to represent the inferred CDS: substituted 1 base at 1 genomic stop codon); the encoded protein is MKGSGLPLCLLSAVFYLFWTPSAGLKTLNLGSCVITASLQAIQSGFLEIQDGQPKDEIIDLRILRKTQPLQDMKPRGQFCLLHYILGLYLDRVFKNXQTPDHCILQKISGLASSFLTIKKDLWLCHAHVTCPCEEEAMEKRSQLMSHFKELQPQTAMVKALGELDILLSWMEEMD